One stretch of Schizosaccharomyces pombe strain 972h- genome assembly, chromosome: III DNA includes these proteins:
- the tel1 gene encoding ATM checkpoint kinase produces MTSLNDIVNKLSSSKIKTRSDALQNLRSYIIYSRNGNSLNQEDALIIEKAIKRAFELEWQISANHGKRQISKASQEQKLQDISYLLRTCVESYILLFREPHILALLDIILRHTFTANGSICEVVCLNFSKALRLLLSHSPHLHHLRFSDWQSLVSYCCQAIEKLSIAEETYVSDSEEEPISQKNYQEISIWKSHDVIRVKQEVVELIYVMRSLVQWYAAPINFVSEQLLKFFEFFFYAYTEETDAHLPALQCLFQLCAYAIPNCNDYSASVVLLVFKILINSDKWKRLDLRLQLIQCLAISYPLWSNSETWDPHRSIRSFNLDLLNSSFFSLKNFLNFFGKRSSLSLANFRFHTVEPKNNIAKLYDPRLHLFFSLRHNSFFESYFIYFFLAKLILLKKTVLSLASTEQANKKQKTCSQIEELLLQAELANISASSFSLQLMVIITAISDNLTNDDLLSIQKMSLNFTEKKNELQSWSFFILFNICYNKAYSSMLTTSCKKEILAAASRGLLNSVTSPVCYQILTYFNMYRPLCFASIFPFIKQQFILFNDYSPMLSYEAIDYWKSLYILLNENLFVGQSSFKSVFLKWLKWHLYHLFSKEGELPFFSFTDSSIIIFDLLMMIFYRPLSLSYITTEIRSPFERNLFHLKEAWSPVTLRFPYTTDEICKQSTEGCYPFNSNHTIDCDSLQNVIKMLESSIDEISSASYDKDELDKETPSFEAVMIFSQISFLCGFLNCFIQKKGIHNVTPNNLVIFKNLFPEVLSFVKSNHSYDPIINCISTNLQFTISDEPKHLRYEIGSDLIRSTHFRDSNPLKTLVLYIMDMASKNVFIKPQEFDHDEYFSQEEEDIYRPENLIRNHQILGLMEGSLEQIRNTDLFILQKYIDYFSSHPHDSLINILHLYPIETFCFGMSAIGAYFLDVARTSEPIFYKCLEILAQKILMNYDYERDEVYLMIFIKIFQKCVHSKLQFTDATLKLIVKITKFIEKVFIETKFSSLSGRQTFLKFIFQLSPTSHVYSKFDYQKLISLTLKDSDVCVIYNFVDDLVIFLKKCDKTLIEGFVLPILSIKIEKSLYKGFCYLYLTLKVFLSISSNRSALLYQLLKLANSYETSTIFEPLLRKLHIQSANIKQLFRIYRLEIFWSFVSKDLSNTTNDFLEFPYKPIYFSLSDFLKENSDEIILVLILTKNITLAKLITSRMSVDFSEKYTQLIPVITTYTHLSEVENKKYSLRFNSIDEALDVELLNRSKAFLFCLEMLKEVKELGSTFKSISSTSFKVYSQLTIFANRVSFNNSTAIPFFSTKSVLWYCNRLFQELEGFSSIPSVIDLVLRRLAIQLHFATDEELQVTISFRLCAFLCFSDPFITSNYLVMIVLRIARQLLSIPCTQSLGLGIARFHLKKFKPTDFDYFFQLAEFCMDFLGFCYNTIGTKMEAIQDFYTWFDGYVTALLNFEYEGYGFLRCQINFVRSVMTTKNEWIEVSNKLFERGHFLKRIAMNNYLCLYFWQVLDACPRNVLHSLSLEIWKCYKAYDITEFPDSLKLFFSDIMGWNFFKSPEIADLNHYIPKTDPRLCDTKTYEESKLIIWKLICQKACSLLFKYDILLDSFIEDCIRMFFENGNHQELRKFLNFPKDSIIYDSDFKTLVSEEGSFQWVKLQPTNFDSLSNWTKEETLKLLNMMGKSSTTHSLKLLSTYMVGFSTSIIQYIIHLILLEFDFNGNNKKQKEYVTQLILSGLLNKNTNSIRKTCMNILLYLRRQLGHHALNPFEANYWVPINYSVAASTAYDCHLYEQSLLFLTIHNTKTDELDITLLSDILSQLPCPDAYYGIKRETSFKNILLKAVHEKRSPLAISYLDAANMYRSNEDEGTKMMFSNTLNNAGFFSLNEFYIDSLKANDAIDECSNEVYASAWRMQKWDIPPLSLDNKTTKDCLVFEVLHAVHNYAIYGNYLHLEEYINKKLLLINPNEEPDSLLFYALAYDLKFLIRCNQSQFNCDILQLLKENKQMSSQLHECFQLLLEIRNVLLSLLQSHKQLDLSDDLASFRKYYILELLKISESFLIVDNLQNAFSVAMLSDALYRKFDLADENLKHDIDFLSSKILWQRDEKIDAIGMLSESLSKTNSSIFPSISYAYLGNWLYTTKSEKTELVSKNYFEKSLSHMSHLNAKEKAKIYCMFAQFCDNNYSSPDLTEDFKRMEKLYFEKKNDIQQLERSIVNASNMKEEKMLKNHHSREMSSFIIDEREYLRMSTFRSKMLTQSITHYLKCLSESDENDVLISRCCTMWLSNSHLDELNNSLQHYLQNLPCKKFIPVFYQLAARLMNENSKFQQSLTSICYNVGRNHPYHSLHVLFSLVSNVPEIENLDAGSRYRAVKKILDLLKVNQGLSNLVTKLLCSFENYVSLAEWNPRSKVDSTSFSRFPGYKWFLKDAANYGLPPITMNVKVNDTGDYSNIPTVSSFDDTIHFASGINAPKVITCLGSNGHTYKQLVKGGNDDLRQDAVMEQVFEQVNGFLRSYRKTSQRNLSMRTYKVIPLALKTGVIEWVQDTIPLGEYLDSAHKVYHPKEWSLSTCRKLIAEKQMEDLETRLKVYDLVCRHYRPVFRHFFLESYADPVQWFTTQTNYARSTAVASVLGHVLGLGDRHGQNILIDKTSGEVIHIDLGIAFEQGKKLPVPECVPFRLTRDVVDGMGITGVEGVFRRCMEFTLETLRREEDSLLSVLEVLRYDPLFSWLISPLRRMKKQKMQLENFNQPESGNITTDASRDPKIQRNNVSGESEAERAILKVRQKLSSTLSVEASVGELIRIAQDPSYLALMFCGWSAFQ; encoded by the coding sequence ATGACTTCTCTAAATGACATCGTTAATAAGTTGTCttcatcaaaaatcaaaacaCGATCAGATGCTCTACAAAATCTTCGCAGCTACATAATTTACTCCAGAAATGGAAATTCGCTAAATCAGGAAGATGCTTTAATAATCGAAAAGGCCATAAAGCGAGCATTCGAACTTGAATGGCAAATTTCTGCTAATCATGGTAAACGTCAAATTTCCAAAGCTTCCCAAGAGCAGAAGCTTCAAGATATTAGCTATTTGTTAAGAACATGTGTTGAAtcttatattttattatttaggGAGCCTCATATTTTAGCGCTTCTAGATATAATTCTAAGACATACTTTCACAGCTAATGGTTCTATATGTGAGGTAGTCTGtttgaatttttctaaGGCTCTTCGGCTACTATTATCCCATTCTCCTCATTTGCATCATCTTCGTTTCTCGGATTGGCAATCACTAGTTTCCTATTGTTGTCAAGCTATTGAAAAACTAAGTATAGCTGAAGAAACTTATGTTAGTGATAGTGAAGAAGAGCCAATAAGCCAAAAAAACTATCAAGAAATATCTATCTGGAAATCGCACGATGTTATAAGAGTAAAGCAAGAAGTCGTTGAGCTCATTTACGTTATGCGTTCTCTTGTTCAATGGTATGCGGCTccaattaattttgttagTGAGCAACtgctgaaattttttgagttctttttttatgcttacACGGAAGAAACAGATGCGCATCTACCAGCTTTGCAGTGTTTGTTTCAGTTATGTGCATATGCGATCCCCAATTGTAATGATTATTCCGCAAGCGTTGTTTTATTAGTCTTTAAGATTCTTATAAACTCTGATAAATGGAAGCGTCTGGATTTAAGATTGCAGCTTATACAATGCTTAGCCATTTCTTATCCACTTTGGTCCAATTCAGAAACATGGGATCCCCATCGTTCCATTAgatcttttaatttagatCTTCTTAACTCttcgtttttttctttaaaaaatttcttaaatttttttggaaaacgCTCCTCATTATCGCTTGCGAATTTTAGATTCCATACAGTTGAGCCTAAGAACAACATTGCAAAACTTTACGATCCACGGCTacacctttttttttctcttagacataattctttctttgaatcttactttatttatttttttcttgcaAAACTAATTCTCCTCAAAAAAACCGTGTTGTCCTTAGCAAGCACGGAGCAAGCCAACAAAAAGCAGAAAACATGTTCTCAAATAGAGGAACTGCTTTTGCAAGCTGAGCTAGCCAATATCTCGGCTTCCTCTTTTTCATTGCAACTCATGGTAATTATCACTGCTATTTCTGACAATCTAACAAACGATGATCTATTgtcaattcaaaaaatgagtCTTAACTTTactgagaaaaaaaatgaacttCAAAGCTggtctttttttatattgttCAACATTTGTTACAACAAAGCTTACTCTTCGATGCTTACGACTTCAtgtaaaaaggaaattttggCTGCTGCTTCTCGTGGTCTCCTGAATTCTGTTACGTCTCCTGTATGCTATCAAATTTTAACTTATTTTAACATGTATCGGCCTTTGTGCTTCGCGAGcatttttcctttcataAAGCAAcagtttattttatttaatgattaCTCGCCAATGCTTTCATATGAAGCCATTGATTACTGGAAATCTCTGTACATATTACTTAATGAAAACCTATTTGTTGGTCAAAGCTCTTTTAAATCTGTGTTTCTAAAATGGTTGAAGTGGCATCTATATCATTTGTTCAGCAAAGAGGGTGAACTACCATTTTTCTCATTTACCGATTCTTCTATTATcatttttgatttgttaATGATGATCTTCTATAGACCGTTGTCATTATCTTATATCACCACAGAAATACGATCACCTTTCGAACGTAATTTGTTTCACCTCAAAGAAGCATGGTCGCCTGTTACGCTTCGTTTTCCTTATACTACTGACGAAATATGTAAACAGTCTACAGAAGGATGCTATCCTTTCAATAGTAACCATACTATTGACTGTGATAGTTTGCAAAATGTCATTAAAATGTTGGAGAGCTCGATAGACGAAATTAGCTCAGCATCTTATGACAAAGATGAGCTTGACAAGGAAACCCCAAGCTTCGAAGCAGTTATGATATTTTCTCAgatatcatttttatgtGGCTTTCTAAATTGTTTTATCCAGAAAAAAGGTATTCATAATGTTACTCCTAACAATCttgtcatttttaaaaatttattccCTGAAGTCCTTTCTTTCGTTAAGTCTAATCACAGTTATGACCCAATAATAAATTGCATCTCTACTAATTTGCAGTTTACTATTTCTGATGAGCCAAAACATCTTCGGTATGAAATTGGAAGCGACTTAATTCGTTCAACTCATTTTCGAGACAGTAATCCGCTCAAAACCTTGGTTCTTTATATAATGGATATGGCTTCTAAAAACGTATTCATAAAGCCTCAAGAATTTGATCACGATGAGTATTTCTCCCAGGAGGAAGAAGATATTTATCGGCCAGAAAATTTAATCAGGAATCATCAAATACTTGGTTTGATGGAAGGATCGCTTGAGCAAATACGGAATACTgatctttttattttacaaaaatatatcgACTACTTTTCTAGTCATCCTCATGACAGCTTAATTAATATTCTTCATTTGTATCCCATTGaaactttttgttttggtaTGTCTGCAATTGGTGCATATTTCCTAGATGTTGCGCGGACATCCGAACCTATTTTCTACAAATGTCTTGAAATACTGgctcaaaaaattttaatgaattatgATTATGAAAGAGACGAAGTCTATctaatgatttttattaaaatatttcaaaaatgtgTTCATTCTAAACTTCAGTTCACGGACGCAACTTTGAAACTTATTGTGAAGATTACAAAATTCATTGAAAAGGTTTTTATTGAGACtaaattttcatcattatCTGGTAgacaaacttttttaaaatttatatttcagTTATCCCCTACATCTCAcgtttattcaaaattcgattatcaaaaattgatttctttAACTCTTAAAGACTCTGATGTTTGTGTTATTTATAACTTTGTTGACGATTTGGtgatttttcttaaaaaatgtgaTAAAACGTTAATTGAAGGTTTTGTTCTCCCAATTTTAAGCATTAAAATTGAGAAGTCATTGTATAAAGGCTTCTGCTATTTATATTTGACtttaaaggtttttttGTCAATAAGTTCCAATCGATCAGCATTGTTGTATCAGCTGCTTAAGCTTGCAAACAGCTATGAAACGTCAACTATTTTTGAACCTTTGCTTCGTAAGCTTCACATTCAGAGTGCAAATATTAAGCAACTGTTTCGAATATACAGGTTAGAGATATTTTGGTCATTCGTCAGCAAAGATCTTTCTAATACAACCAATGACTTTCTAGAATTCCCCTACAAACCAATTTATTTCAGCCTTTccgattttttaaaagaaaacagcGACGAAATTATACTTGTTCTTATTCTGACTAAGAATATAACCTTGGCTAAACTCATTACTTCACGCATGTCTGTTGATTTTTCTGAAAAGTATACGCAATTGATCCCTGTTATAACAACTTATACTCATCTAAGTGAAGTAGAGAATAAAAAGTATTCGTTGAGATTTAATTCTATTGATGAAGCACTTGATGTGGAATTACTCAACCGCTCcaaagcttttttgttCTGCTTAGAGATGCTTAAAGAGGTTAAAGAATTAGGCTCTACTTTTAAATCTATAAGCTCAACTTCGTTTAAGGTGTACTCAcaattaacaatttttgcCAATCGCGTCTCTTTTAACAATAGCACAGCGATACCATTCTTTTCTACAAAATCTGTGTTATGGTATTGCAATAGACTCTTCCAAGAATTAGAGGGCTTCTCCTCTATCCCTTCAGTCATTGATTTAGTTTTAAGGAGACTTGCAATACAACTACACTTTGCGACGGATGAAGAACTTCAAGTTACTATTTCTTTTAGATTGTGTGCTTTTCTATGTTTCTCTGATCCTTTTATCACTTCAAACTATTTGGTAATGATAGTACTTAGGATAGCTAGACAATTACTCTCAATACCTTGTACCCAATCACTAGGATTAGGAATTGCGCGCtttcatttgaaaaaattcaaaccTACtgattttgattatttctttcaactAGCCGAATTCTGTATGGACTTTTTGGGTTTTTGCTACAACACTATTGGTACGAAGATGGAGGCTATCCAAGATTTTTATACTTGGTTTGATGGTTACGTTACTGCTTTACTAAATTTTGAGTATGAAGGTTATGGATTTTTACGCTGTCAAATAAACTTTGTACGTTCAGTGATGACAACCAAAAATGAATGGATAGAGGTTTCAAATAAACTGTTCGAAAGAGGTCACTTTCTTAAGAGAATCGCAATGAATAATTATCTTTGTCTCTACTTTTGGCAAGTCCTCGATGCTTGTCCCAGAAATGTTTTACACTCCTTAAGCCTTGAAATTTGGAAATGTTACAAAGCATACGATATTACTGAATTTCCTGACTCTTTGAAgctctttttttcagaCATCATGGGctggaattttttcaaatctcCGGAAATTGCTGATCTCAATCATTATATACCCAAAACCGATCCTCGATTATGCGATACTAAAACTTATGAAGAATCAAAACTTattatttggaaattgaTATGTCAAAAAGCATgttctcttttatttaaatatgaCATTTTATTAGATTCATTCATTGAGGATTGCATTAGGATGTTCTTTGAAAATGGTAATCACCAAGAGcttagaaaatttttaaattttccaaaagatAGTATCATCTACGATAGTGATTTCAAGACTCTTGTTTCTGAGGAAGGTTCTTTTCAATGGGTAAAATTACAACCCAcaaattttgattctttGTCAAATTGGACTAAGGAAGAGACGctgaaattattaaatatgaTGGGAAAATCATCAACAACACATTCTCTAAAATTGCTGAGTACTTACATGGTGGGGTTTTCAACTTCAATTATTCAATATATTATACATTTGATTCTGTTGGAGTTTGATTTTAATGGTAAcaacaaaaagcaaaaggaGTATGTAACACAACTGATCTTATCTGgtttgttaaataaaaatacaaatagTATTCGAAAGACTTGcatgaatattttattataccTTCGTCGGCAATTAGGGCATCATGCTCTTAATCCATTTGAAGCAAACTACTGGGTTCCCATTAATTACAGTGTTGCAGCATCAACTGCTTATGATTGCCATTTGTATGAACAGAGTCTACTTTTCTTGACAATACATAATACAAAAACAGATGAATTGGACATCACCCTTTTATCGGACATTCTTTCCCAACTGCCTTGTCCGGATGCTTATTACGGAATAAAACGCGAAACtagcttcaaaaatattttgctCAAGGCGGTGCATGAAAAGCGGAGCCCATTAGCCATTTCGTACCTCGATGCTGCAAATATGTATCGAAGCAATGAAGATGAGGGGACTAAGAtgatgttttcaaatactCTTAATAACGCTGGATTCTTTAGCTTGAATGAATTTTACATCGATTCACTCAAAGCCAATGATGCTATTGATGAATGCAGCAACGAAGTGTATGCTTCTGCTTGGCGGATGCAAAAATGGGATATCCCTCCACTTTCTTTGGACAATAAGACTACTAAGGATTGTTTGGTTTTTGAGGTATTACATGCAGTGCATAACTACGCTATTTACGGTAATTATTTGCACCTCGAAGAATacattaacaaaaaattattactAATTAATCCCAACGAGGAACCCGATAGTCTACTATTTTATGCTTTGGCTTATGAtttgaagtttttaatACGATGCAATCAGTCTCAGTTTAATTGTGATATCCTTCAATTGCTTAAGGAGAATAAGCAAATGTCATCACAGTTACATGAATGTTTTCAGTTATTACTTGAAATTAGAAACGTCCTACTTTCCTTGCTACAGTCACACAAACAACTGGACTTGTCTGACGATCTAGCCTCATTTCGCAAGTACTATATCTTGGAACTCTTAAAGATTAGCGagtcttttttaatagttgACAACCTTCAAAATGCATTTTCCGTGGCTATGTTAAGTGATGCTCTTTATCGAAAGTTTGATTTGGCAGATGAAAACCTTAAGCACGATAtagattttctttcatctAAAATCTTATGGCAACGTGATGAAAAGATTGATGCCATTGGCATGCTCTCCGAATcactttcaaaaacaaattcgTCCATTTTTCCATCTATTAGCTATGCATATCTTGGAAACTGGTTGTATACAACAAAATCCGAAAAGACTGAATTAgtctcaaaaaattattttgagaAATCCCTTTCCCATATGTCACACTTGAACGCCAAAGAAAAAGctaaaatttattgtatGTTTGCTCAATTTTGCGACAATAATTATTCTAGCCCGGATCTGACTGAAGATTTCAAGCGTATGGAAAAGCTttattttgagaaaaagaatgataTCCAACAGTTAGAGCGTTCCATTGTAAATGCTTCTAATatgaaggaagaaaaaatgctaaaaaACCATCATTCTAGGGAAATGTCTTCATTTATCATTGATGAACGCGAATATTTAAGAATGTCAACTTTTAGGAGTAAAATGCTCACTCAAAGTATAACTCATTATTTGAAATGTTTAAGTGAAAGTGACGAAAACGATGTTTTGATATCTAGATGCTGTACTATGTGGCTTTCAAATTCACATTTAGATGAACTGAACAATTCCTTACAGCACTATTTACAAAACTTGCCTTGTAAAAAGTTTATACCTGTCTTTTATCAATTGGCAGCTCGTTTGATGAACGAGAACTCGAAATTTCAACAATCGTTGACATCTATATGCTACAACGTTGGACGTAATCATCCTTATCACTCTTTGCATGTTTTGTTTTCGCTTGTGTCCAATGTTccagaaattgaaaatctCGATGCTGGATCACGGTATAGAgcagttaaaaaaatccttgATCTGTTAAAAGTTAATCAAGGATTATCCAATTTAGTCACCAAACTTTTGTGCTCCTTTGAAAACTATGTAAGTTTAGCAGAGTGGAATCCCAGGAGCAAAGTTGACAGTACATCTTTTAGTCGATTTCCTGGATATAAATGGTTTCTAAAAGATGCAGCAAACTATGGATTACCTCCTATAACAATGAACGTAAAGGTAAATGATACAGGTGATTATTCAAACATCCCTACCGTTTCTTCATTCGATGATACCATTCATTTTGCCTCAGGGATTAATGCGCCAAAAGTTATTACATGTTTGGGCTCAAATGGTCACACATATAAACAGTTGGTTAAAGGGGGGAATGATGATCTTCGTCAAGATGCTGTTATGGAACAGGTGTTTGAGCAAGTAAACGGATTTCTCAGGAGCTATCGAAAAACCAGTCAAAGAAATCTGTCAATGCGTACTTATAAGGTGATTCCATTAGCATTAAAGACAGGTGTCATAGAGTGGGTTCAAGATACCATTCCCTTGGGTGAGTATCTGGATTCGGCTCACAAGGTTTACCATCCTAAGGAATGGTCTTTGAGTACTTGTCGAAAATTAATAGCTGAGAAACAAATGGAGGATTTGGAAACTAGATTGAAAGTTTACGATTTAGTTTGTAGACATTATCGTCCTGTCTTTCGCCATTTTTTCCTCGAGAGTTACGCTGATCCAGTGCAATGGTTTACAACGCAAACAAATTACGCACGAAGCACTGCTGTTGCTTCTGTCCTGGGACATGTTTTGGGACTTGGAGATAGACATGggcaaaatattttaatagaCAAAACGAGTGGAGAAGTGATTCACATTGATCTAGGAATTGCTTTCGAACAAGGTAAAAAACTACCCGTTCCTGAATGTGTTCCCTTTCGACTTACAAGAGACGTTGTAGATGGTATGGGAATTACCGGGGTTGAAGGGGTATTTCGAAGATGCATGGAGTTTACATTAGAAACACTTCGACGGGAAGAGGATTCACTACTGTCTGTCCTGGAAGTTTTAAGATATGATCCATTATTTTCTTGGCTTATTTCACCTTTGAGAAggatgaaaaaacaaaagatgCAACTTGAAAACTTTAATCAACCAGAGAGCGGGAATATTACAACGGATGCTTCTAGAGACCCCAAGATACAAAGGAATAATGTATCGGGAGAATCGGAAGCCGAAAGAGCTATACTTAAAGTAAGACAGAAATTATCAAGTACTCTTTCAGTAGAAGCTTCTGTGGGAGAATTGATTCGAATTGCTCAAGATCCCTCATATCTCGCACTTATGTTTTGTGGATGGTCTGCCTTTCAATGA